From a region of the Sporosarcina ureilytica genome:
- a CDS encoding rhamnogalacturonan acetylesterase, with protein sequence MDRNPTIYLAGDSTVRNYDKSQYPQAGWGQFLGNYLTKTVTIKNYAVGGLSSKTFITEGHLSRIDSEIAENDYLFIQFGHNDSTRNRADRFTEPYGDYQIYLKQYIDLAKSKKAIPILLTPVARLNYVQDRFSPDFSEYCNAMKELANENEVLLIDLMSIGVQYLSSIGYTMAQELYMLSVNGTDCTHFTERGANIMARLVSEQLIELPNGLDQLIK encoded by the coding sequence ATGGATCGAAATCCAACCATCTACTTAGCTGGAGATTCCACCGTTCGTAACTACGATAAAAGTCAATATCCACAAGCAGGGTGGGGACAATTTCTCGGAAACTATTTAACGAAAACAGTTACGATTAAAAACTATGCTGTTGGCGGGTTAAGTAGTAAAACCTTCATTACGGAAGGGCATTTGTCTCGAATTGATTCGGAAATAGCGGAAAACGATTATTTATTTATCCAATTTGGTCATAATGATTCCACTAGAAACCGTGCGGATCGTTTTACTGAACCGTATGGCGATTATCAAATCTATTTAAAACAGTATATCGACTTGGCTAAATCCAAGAAAGCAATCCCTATCCTATTGACGCCCGTGGCAAGACTTAACTATGTACAAGACCGGTTTTCACCTGATTTTAGTGAGTATTGTAATGCTATGAAAGAATTAGCCAATGAAAATGAGGTATTGTTGATTGACTTGATGAGTATAGGTGTACAATACCTGTCTTCAATTGGCTATACAATGGCCCAAGAACTTTATATGCTTTCTGTAAACGGAACAGATTGCACGCATTTTACAGAAAGAGGTGCCAATATCATGGCTCGATTAGTTAGCGAACAATTGATAGAGCTTCCAAACGGTTTAGACCAGCTAATTAAATAA
- a CDS encoding TRAP transporter substrate-binding protein: MKKRLITLLSVMFVAVFALAACGNSDETITLKLADNHPEDYPTVIGDKKFAELVEEKTNGRYKIDVYAGGQLGDEKSVVEQLQLGSIDLTRVNATPLTEFSEDIGVLSLPYLFKDEESKWEHLNGEIGQELLDSFEGTNLVGLAFYDSGERSIYNSKRLVKTPEDMKGLKIRVQPSELAVNIFESFGSSATPMEYGEVYSAIQTGVIDGAENNLPSYYTSNHYEVAKYLTINKYSGPPEILMASQSLWDKLSEEDKKAFKEAALESVEYQREAWAKLVEESKEAVIENGNEIFEVTDFAPWRKAVEPIYEKHGEKYKKWLDKLEQ; the protein is encoded by the coding sequence TTGAAGAAAAGACTGATAACTTTATTGTCAGTAATGTTTGTAGCAGTTTTTGCATTAGCTGCGTGTGGAAATTCTGATGAAACGATAACATTGAAATTAGCGGATAATCATCCAGAGGATTACCCGACAGTTATCGGCGATAAAAAGTTCGCAGAATTAGTAGAAGAAAAAACAAATGGTCGCTACAAAATTGACGTATACGCTGGTGGTCAATTAGGTGATGAGAAGAGTGTTGTAGAACAACTTCAATTAGGTTCAATTGATCTAACAAGAGTTAACGCAACACCACTTACTGAGTTTTCTGAAGACATTGGTGTTCTATCATTGCCATATTTGTTTAAGGATGAAGAGTCTAAATGGGAACATTTAAATGGTGAAATTGGCCAGGAACTTTTAGACTCATTTGAAGGTACAAATCTTGTAGGTTTAGCATTTTACGATTCAGGGGAAAGAAGTATATATAACTCCAAAAGACTAGTTAAAACACCAGAAGATATGAAAGGATTAAAGATTCGCGTTCAACCATCTGAACTTGCTGTTAATATTTTTGAATCTTTTGGTTCATCGGCGACTCCAATGGAATATGGTGAAGTGTATTCTGCAATTCAAACGGGGGTAATTGATGGAGCGGAAAATAACTTACCAAGTTATTATACTTCTAACCATTACGAAGTAGCTAAGTATCTTACAATTAATAAATATTCTGGTCCACCTGAGATTTTAATGGCATCCCAAAGTTTATGGGATAAATTGAGTGAAGAAGATAAGAAAGCTTTCAAGGAAGCAGCGCTTGAGTCAGTTGAATATCAACGTGAAGCGTGGGCTAAACTAGTAGAAGAATCTAAAGAAGCTGTTATCGAAAATGGAAATGAAATCTTCGAGGTTACTGATTTTGCTCCTTGGAGAAAAGCGGTTGAGCCAATCTATGAAAAACACGGCGAAAAATACAAGAAGTGGCTAGACAAACTAGAACAATAA
- a CDS encoding tagaturonate epimerase family protein: MKQFLPAIELLAKGELPSNSNQIKVYEKSYTVEGNVHLLMVKNSGEKFILATGEGAIFDELTGTDVDGKGKACPLTYENRLVLNKYFDYTVPQAFGTEIATIGLGDRLGLASPGHIETVREKNIKPVLAQQSIRELTLTNRSMNDMLDAAAFAVFQEGYKGGYGADGDHIKEESDIQYALSLGASMITLDCSDHIDNTIEKASPEVLDEKFNALSEVVKQRYMEQYLGKTFEVNGLTLTLDETELKKNVLLYDKAIDYTTHVYNEYISKENRAIDFEISIDETETVTSPISHFFVANELINRGVKVVSLAPRFCGEFQKGIDYIGDVEQFEVELREHALIAEHFGYKLSIHSGSDKFMVFPIIAEYTKGVFHVKTAGTNWLEAIRVIAATNPDLYRRMHVFALENFEEALKYYHVTPDLNSFEKLENVEDAKLPEYMNNDAARQLFHVTYGLLLTAKGENDTFLFRDEFFKTLDKYEEEYRDALVSHIGKHIELLGL, translated from the coding sequence ATGAAACAATTTTTACCTGCTATTGAATTATTGGCAAAAGGTGAGTTGCCATCCAATTCTAATCAAATTAAAGTATATGAAAAATCATATACTGTCGAAGGTAATGTTCATCTATTAATGGTGAAAAATTCTGGTGAAAAATTTATTTTAGCTACAGGTGAAGGAGCAATTTTTGATGAATTAACAGGAACAGATGTCGATGGAAAAGGGAAAGCTTGTCCATTAACATATGAAAACCGCCTCGTATTAAATAAATACTTTGATTATACGGTTCCACAAGCATTTGGTACTGAGATTGCAACAATTGGATTAGGGGATCGTTTAGGCCTTGCATCTCCCGGACATATTGAAACCGTACGTGAGAAAAATATTAAACCTGTTTTGGCACAACAAAGTATTCGTGAACTGACACTAACAAACCGCTCAATGAATGATATGTTGGATGCAGCTGCTTTTGCAGTTTTCCAAGAAGGCTATAAAGGCGGATATGGTGCGGATGGTGACCATATTAAAGAAGAGTCTGACATTCAGTATGCTTTGTCGCTAGGTGCTTCAATGATTACATTGGATTGTTCAGACCATATCGATAATACGATTGAAAAAGCTTCTCCAGAAGTGCTAGATGAAAAGTTCAATGCACTGTCAGAAGTCGTAAAGCAACGTTATATGGAACAATATTTAGGAAAAACTTTCGAAGTGAACGGTCTAACATTAACACTTGATGAGACTGAGTTAAAAAAGAACGTTTTACTTTATGATAAAGCAATCGACTACACTACACATGTATATAATGAGTATATAAGTAAGGAAAACCGCGCAATTGATTTTGAAATTTCAATTGACGAAACAGAAACGGTAACATCACCGATTTCTCATTTCTTTGTTGCGAATGAACTCATTAACAGAGGTGTAAAAGTAGTTAGTTTAGCACCAAGATTCTGTGGTGAATTCCAAAAAGGAATCGATTATATTGGAGATGTTGAACAATTTGAAGTTGAGCTTCGTGAACATGCACTTATTGCAGAACACTTCGGATACAAATTAAGTATTCATTCAGGTTCTGATAAATTCATGGTATTCCCAATTATTGCCGAGTATACAAAAGGTGTATTTCATGTCAAAACAGCCGGTACAAACTGGTTGGAAGCAATTCGCGTCATTGCGGCTACGAATCCAGACCTCTACAGAAGAATGCATGTTTTTGCACTAGAGAACTTTGAAGAAGCATTGAAGTACTACCATGTTACACCAGACTTAAATAGTTTCGAGAAACTAGAAAATGTCGAAGATGCCAAGCTACCAGAGTACATGAATAATGATGCTGCGCGTCAATTATTCCACGTAACATACGGTCTTCTTTTAACGGCTAAAGGGGAGAACGACACATTTTTATTTAGAGATGAGTTTTTCAAAACATTAGATAAATATGAAGAAGAATATCGAGATGCGCTTGTTAGCCATATTGGTAAACATATTGAATTATTAGGGCTGTAA
- a CDS encoding TRAP transporter small permease, with translation MKILRMGKDVLDRLLVFASLTALLAMILIIIYQVFSRQILHYTPSWAEELSMILFVWVSFLGIAYGFRQKLHIGVSFLVNLFPEKVQDMCDLFAKILVIFFGGVLVYYGWKFTILMGNSTMAGTGLPSSVLYAAMPTAGIFTLLYGIELLFVKGLHQEYNDEIDTEAMEAVKDGEV, from the coding sequence ATGAAAATTTTGAGAATGGGTAAAGATGTATTAGATCGTTTACTCGTATTTGCGTCTTTAACAGCGTTGTTGGCAATGATCCTTATTATTATTTATCAAGTTTTTTCTAGACAAATTCTTCATTACACACCATCCTGGGCAGAAGAATTATCTATGATACTTTTTGTATGGGTAAGTTTCTTAGGAATTGCCTATGGATTTAGACAAAAGTTGCATATCGGTGTCAGTTTTTTAGTGAATTTATTTCCGGAGAAAGTACAAGACATGTGCGATTTGTTTGCAAAAATCTTAGTTATCTTCTTCGGGGGCGTATTAGTTTATTATGGTTGGAAGTTCACAATATTGATGGGGAATTCGACGATGGCAGGGACGGGTCTTCCATCTAGCGTACTCTATGCTGCGATGCCTACAGCAGGAATTTTCACATTATTGTACGGGATAGAATTATTATTTGTAAAAGGTCTGCATCAAGAATACAACGATGAAATTGATACGGAAGCAATGGAAGCAGTTAAGGATGGGGAGGTCTAA
- a CDS encoding TRAP transporter large permease, protein MAVFLLLGSFLLLLLLRVPIALTLAISSLVTGIYMHIDLAAIVQRMVGGVNSFSLIAIPFFILAGEIMNEGGISRRLINLANVLIGRIRGGLALVNVITSTLFGGISGSALADVSSLGSVLIPMMKKQGYDNDYAVSVTVAGATQGVVIPPSHNMIIYSTAAGGVSVGALFMGGLIPGLLLGFALLVLTYIMAVKRNYPKGEPIKREEVPKIVREGLLGLFTAVIIMGGIISGFFTATESAAIGALYAFIITFFVYRDIPISRFKVILYRTFRTLTMVMFLISASSAFGWLLALLKVPAMATDFILAVSPNDITTLLLINLILLLLGMVMDMAPLILITTPILLPIAVGIGMDPVHFGVVLVLNLAIGLVTPPVGSVLFVGSAIGRIPIERAARSMLPFYGILIFVLLLVSFIPSLVLFLPQFLAK, encoded by the coding sequence ATGGCAGTGTTTTTACTACTAGGTAGCTTTTTACTACTATTATTATTAAGAGTACCGATTGCGCTCACATTAGCTATATCTTCATTAGTTACTGGAATATATATGCATATTGACCTGGCGGCAATCGTACAACGAATGGTTGGTGGGGTAAACTCCTTTTCTTTAATAGCGATTCCCTTCTTTATACTTGCTGGTGAGATTATGAACGAAGGTGGGATTTCACGTCGTTTAATAAACCTTGCGAACGTACTTATTGGTAGAATTCGTGGCGGGTTAGCGCTAGTAAACGTTATCACAAGTACATTATTTGGCGGAATCTCAGGTTCAGCTCTTGCTGATGTTTCTTCATTAGGATCTGTATTAATTCCAATGATGAAAAAACAAGGTTACGACAATGATTATGCGGTAAGTGTTACAGTCGCAGGTGCGACACAAGGAGTAGTTATTCCGCCAAGTCATAATATGATTATTTATTCAACTGCAGCGGGTGGAGTTTCTGTAGGTGCCTTGTTTATGGGGGGCCTAATACCAGGATTATTACTTGGTTTTGCATTATTGGTATTAACTTATATCATGGCAGTAAAAAGAAATTATCCTAAAGGCGAACCGATTAAAAGAGAAGAGGTTCCTAAAATTGTCCGCGAAGGTCTGTTAGGACTCTTTACTGCTGTTATTATTATGGGTGGGATTATTAGCGGTTTCTTTACAGCTACTGAGTCAGCTGCTATCGGTGCATTGTATGCCTTTATCATTACGTTTTTCGTATATAGAGATATTCCAATTAGTCGATTTAAAGTGATCTTATATCGCACGTTTAGAACGTTAACGATGGTTATGTTTTTAATTTCTGCTTCATCAGCTTTTGGATGGTTATTGGCTTTACTTAAAGTTCCAGCAATGGCAACAGATTTTATTTTAGCAGTATCACCAAATGACATTACAACATTGCTGTTAATTAACCTAATCTTATTACTATTAGGAATGGTAATGGATATGGCGCCGCTTATCCTGATTACAACGCCTATTTTACTGCCAATTGCAGTAGGAATTGGAATGGATCCGGTTCACTTTGGAGTTGTGCTAGTCCTTAACTTAGCGATTGGATTAGTGACACCGCCAGTTGGATCTGTATTATTTGTCGGTTCGGCAATCGGAAGAATCCCAATTGAACGGGCAGCTCGCTCGATGTTACCATTCTATGGTATATTAATATTTGTTTTACTATTAGTTTCATTTATCCCAAGTTTAGTGTTGTTTTTACCTCAATTCCTTGCAAAGTAG